A DNA window from Aureibaculum sp. 2308TA14-22 contains the following coding sequences:
- a CDS encoding DUF883 family protein yields MSEENKNLEDKAKDAFDDAKDATKDAADNASEKASELKDDAKKVFDDAKETVKDVADKAGEKASELKEDAKEAFDDAKETVKDVADKAGEKASELKEDAQEFYADAKQEAKEFADDAKEVLQDAKTIAIVAHLTLIGWIIAFVMNGNKKTEFGSFYIRQTLGIFLLSFLSLIPFLGFIVALFCFVLWVMSLVGALGGKTKPVFALGDQFQDWFKSI; encoded by the coding sequence ATGTCAGAGGAAAACAAAAATTTAGAAGACAAAGCTAAAGATGCATTTGACGATGCAAAAGATGCTACAAAAGATGCTGCTGATAATGCAAGCGAAAAAGCGTCAGAATTAAAAGATGATGCTAAAAAAGTGTTTGATGACGCTAAAGAAACCGTTAAAGATGTTGCCGACAAAGCTGGCGAAAAGGCATCTGAACTAAAAGAAGATGCTAAAGAAGCATTTGATGATGCCAAAGAAACTGTTAAAGATGTTGCAGATAAAGCCGGCGAAAAAGCTTCTGAGCTAAAAGAAGATGCACAAGAATTTTACGCAGATGCAAAACAAGAGGCTAAAGAATTTGCCGATGACGCTAAAGAAGTTTTACAAGATGCAAAAACTATTGCTATTGTTGCCCACCTCACATTAATTGGTTGGATTATAGCTTTTGTAATGAACGGTAATAAAAAGACTGAATTTGGCTCGTTTTATATTAGACAAACATTAGGTATTTTTCTTTTATCGTTTTTAAGCCTTATTCCTTTCTTAGGTTTTATTGTTGCTCTATTTTGCTTTGTATTATGGGTGATGAGCTTAGTTGGAGCTCTAGGCGGTAAAACAAAACCAGTTTTTGCGTTAGGAGATCAATTTCAGGATTGGTTCAAATCTATATAA
- a CDS encoding NAD(P)H-dependent glycerol-3-phosphate dehydrogenase, whose amino-acid sequence MENNPKIAVFGGGSWATAIVKILSENVDEIGWYMRSTAILEHIKLNQHNPKYISSVEFNTEQLILSNDINEMVNYADYLIFAIPSAFLNEELEKLTTSLNRKVIFSAIKGIVPESGLIVGEHFHEKYQIPFEDIGVITGPCHAEEVALERLSYLTIACSDESKAEVMSSLVASRYINTKTSDDIVGTEYAAVLKNIYALAAGIAHGVGYGDNFQAVLMSNAIREMKRFIKKVHKMKRNINNSAYLGDLLVTGYSVFSRNRMFGNMIGKGYTVKSAMLEMNMVAEGYYATKSAYKIKEDNGANTPIIDTVYRILYENENPKKEFIKLADVLD is encoded by the coding sequence ATGGAAAACAATCCCAAAATAGCTGTGTTTGGTGGTGGTAGTTGGGCAACGGCCATTGTAAAAATATTAAGCGAAAATGTAGATGAAATAGGCTGGTATATGCGTAGTACAGCTATTTTAGAACATATTAAGCTAAATCAGCACAATCCCAAGTATATAAGTTCGGTTGAGTTTAATACAGAGCAGTTGATTTTAAGTAATGATATTAACGAAATGGTCAATTATGCTGACTATTTGATTTTTGCAATTCCTTCTGCATTCTTAAATGAAGAATTAGAAAAACTAACAACATCGCTTAACAGAAAAGTTATCTTTTCAGCAATAAAAGGTATTGTTCCTGAATCTGGATTAATAGTAGGAGAGCATTTTCATGAAAAATATCAAATTCCATTTGAAGATATTGGTGTAATCACTGGACCTTGTCATGCTGAGGAAGTGGCTCTAGAACGTTTGTCATATTTAACTATAGCCTGTAGTGATGAAAGTAAAGCTGAAGTAATGAGCAGCTTGGTGGCGAGTAGGTATATTAATACAAAAACTTCAGATGATATTGTTGGGACGGAGTATGCCGCTGTTTTAAAAAACATTTATGCTCTAGCGGCAGGTATTGCTCATGGTGTAGGATATGGAGATAATTTTCAGGCCGTATTAATGTCAAATGCTATTAGAGAAATGAAACGTTTCATTAAAAAAGTGCATAAAATGAAACGTAATATTAACAATTCAGCCTATTTGGGTGATTTATTAGTTACAGGATACTCGGTATTTAGCAGAAATAGGATGTTTGGTAATATGATAGGTAAAGGGTATACTGTAAAATCTGCAATGTTAGAAATGAATATGGTTGCAGAAGGTTATTATGCTACTAAAAGTGCTTACAAAATAAAAGAAGATAATGGTGCTAATACACCCATAATTGATACAGTTTATAGAATACTCTATGAAAATGAAAATCCAAAAAAGGAATTTATAAAGTTAGCCGATGTTTTGGACTGA
- a CDS encoding aspartate kinase, translated as MIVFKFGGTSVGNAENIKKVAAIINDCSDEKIVVLSAVSGTTNCLVDINECLALDKKEKAIALINELEFSYHQLIKDLFGSETHYLKAQSFIKTKFNEIRSLAAASEKNDKIILAQGELISTHLFQLYQNELGNDSILISALDFMSIDSNEEPETEQISTKLNAILAEHKSKTYITQGFICLNPNNEIDNLKRGGSDYSASLIGAAVDAKEIQIWTDIDGMHNNDPRFVENTFPVGEVTFDEAAELAYFGAKILHPQSIIPAQKNNIPVLLKNTFNPEAKGTLIKNCNNSVGVRAIAAKDGIIAIKIKSYRMLMAYGFLKNVFEVFEKYHTPIDMITTSEIAVSLTIDNSKYLNEIVEELDVFGKVEYDTDMSIICLAGNFSHSGKGISGAVLNCLTDVPIRMISYGGSQYNISLLVEKSDKVKALNLLNEGLFALTHH; from the coding sequence ATGATCGTTTTTAAGTTTGGAGGAACATCAGTTGGCAATGCTGAAAACATAAAAAAAGTAGCCGCTATTATCAATGATTGTAGCGATGAAAAGATAGTTGTTTTGTCCGCTGTTTCTGGAACCACAAATTGTCTGGTAGATATTAATGAATGCTTGGCTCTGGACAAGAAAGAAAAAGCAATAGCCTTAATCAATGAGCTTGAGTTTAGTTATCATCAGTTAATTAAAGACTTGTTTGGTTCAGAAACACATTACTTAAAAGCCCAAAGCTTTATAAAAACTAAATTTAATGAAATCCGTTCTTTAGCTGCTGCATCTGAAAAAAACGACAAAATTATTTTGGCTCAGGGCGAGCTTATTTCTACTCATTTATTTCAACTTTATCAAAATGAGTTAGGCAACGACTCAATCTTAATTTCCGCTCTTGATTTTATGTCCATTGACAGTAATGAAGAGCCAGAAACTGAACAAATCAGTACAAAATTAAATGCAATTTTAGCGGAACATAAAAGTAAGACCTACATCACCCAAGGTTTTATTTGTTTGAATCCAAATAATGAAATCGACAATTTAAAAAGAGGCGGAAGTGATTACAGTGCCTCATTAATCGGGGCGGCCGTGGATGCCAAGGAAATCCAAATTTGGACCGATATTGATGGTATGCACAATAATGATCCTCGGTTTGTAGAAAATACTTTTCCTGTTGGCGAAGTCACTTTTGACGAGGCTGCGGAATTAGCATATTTTGGGGCAAAAATTTTACATCCGCAAAGTATTATCCCGGCACAAAAAAACAATATTCCCGTTCTGTTGAAAAATACGTTTAATCCTGAGGCAAAAGGTACGTTGATAAAAAATTGTAACAATAGTGTTGGTGTTAGAGCCATTGCTGCAAAAGATGGCATTATTGCCATAAAAATAAAATCGTACAGAATGTTAATGGCCTATGGTTTTTTAAAAAATGTTTTTGAGGTATTTGAAAAGTATCATACTCCAATTGATATGATTACCACATCAGAAATTGCTGTATCATTGACAATAGACAATTCCAAATATCTAAATGAAATTGTTGAAGAATTGGATGTTTTTGGAAAAGTGGAATATGATACAGATATGAGTATTATCTGCTTGGCTGGTAATTTTTCGCATAGTGGAAAAGGTATTAGCGGAGCAGTTTTAAACTGTTTAACCGATGTACCCATTCGTATGATTTCTTATGGAGGAAGTCAATATAACATTTCGTTATTGGTTGAAAAAAGTGATAAAGTAAAAGCGTTGAATTTATTAAATGAAGGTTTGTTTGCCCTAACTCATCACTAA
- a CDS encoding enoyl-CoA hydratase/isomerase family protein, with protein sequence MEGTVLTSIRKNTATLTFGHPASNSFPTALLNRLIENINRLSDDDTIQVIVLQSEGEKAFCAGASFDELVAITNLEEGKEFFSGFANLINAMRKCSKLIIGRVQGKAVGGGVGIIAATDYCFATEKADIKLSELTIGIGPFVIEPAITRKSGIAAFSKLSLDATEWHSAYWAKENNLYARVFASTGDMDEYVESLSKKLADYNPDALKGMKKVLWEGTENWNTLLIERAEISGKLVLSDFTKKALKKFKK encoded by the coding sequence ATGGAAGGTACTGTACTTACAAGCATTAGGAAAAATACTGCAACCCTTACTTTTGGGCATCCGGCAAGTAATTCGTTTCCTACTGCATTATTAAATAGATTAATAGAAAATATTAATCGCTTGAGCGATGATGACACCATTCAAGTTATTGTTTTGCAAAGTGAAGGCGAAAAAGCCTTTTGTGCAGGAGCTTCTTTTGATGAATTGGTAGCCATAACCAATTTAGAAGAGGGGAAAGAGTTCTTTTCTGGGTTTGCCAATTTGATAAACGCCATGCGGAAGTGTTCCAAACTTATTATAGGCAGGGTTCAAGGAAAAGCCGTTGGCGGTGGTGTTGGCATTATTGCGGCAACCGATTATTGCTTTGCCACAGAAAAAGCCGATATTAAATTATCAGAACTCACTATTGGTATTGGTCCTTTTGTAATTGAACCTGCCATTACGCGTAAGTCGGGAATTGCAGCATTTAGTAAACTATCATTAGATGCTACCGAATGGCATTCTGCCTATTGGGCTAAAGAGAATAATTTATATGCTAGAGTTTTTGCATCTACTGGAGATATGGACGAATATGTAGAAAGTCTCTCCAAAAAACTAGCTGATTATAATCCAGATGCGTTAAAAGGAATGAAAAAAGTACTTTGGGAAGGTACAGAAAATTGGAACACTTTATTAATTGAAAGAGCAGAAATTAGTGGAAAATTAGTGTTATCTGATTTTACTAAAAAAGCACTTAAAAAATTCAAGAAATGA
- the fabD gene encoding ACP S-malonyltransferase, which yields MHAYIFPGQGAQFSGMGLDIYEKSNIAQELFEQANDILGFSITDIMFEGTAEQLKETKVTQPAIFLHSAALAKTLGDKFNPQMVAGHSLGEFSALVANGALSFEDGLKLVSQRALAMQKACELQPSTMAAVLGLDDEIVENICAKTDGVVVAANYNCPGQLVISGEIDAINLACEALTEAGARRALVLPVGGAFHSPLMEPAREELAAAIENTTFSEPNCPIYQNVTASAVNNADDIKKNLIAQLTAPVRWTQSIQKMIADGATEFTEVGPGKVLQGLMRKIDRSVTANGATLEEEN from the coding sequence ATGCACGCATATATTTTTCCTGGTCAGGGAGCTCAATTTTCAGGAATGGGTTTAGACATTTATGAAAAATCGAACATTGCCCAAGAACTCTTTGAACAAGCCAATGACATTTTAGGCTTTTCCATAACCGATATAATGTTTGAGGGAACTGCCGAACAACTCAAAGAAACGAAGGTAACCCAACCTGCAATTTTTTTGCACTCGGCTGCGTTAGCAAAAACCTTGGGAGATAAATTCAACCCTCAGATGGTAGCTGGGCATTCACTAGGTGAATTTTCTGCCTTAGTGGCCAACGGAGCCTTATCTTTTGAAGACGGTTTAAAACTCGTATCGCAACGTGCATTGGCAATGCAAAAAGCATGCGAATTACAACCTTCAACTATGGCTGCCGTATTAGGTTTAGACGATGAAATTGTTGAAAATATTTGTGCCAAAACTGACGGTGTTGTAGTTGCTGCCAATTATAATTGCCCTGGACAGTTGGTTATCTCTGGAGAAATAGATGCCATAAATTTAGCTTGTGAGGCCTTGACCGAGGCTGGAGCAAGAAGAGCTTTGGTACTGCCCGTAGGCGGAGCTTTTCATTCGCCATTAATGGAACCAGCCCGTGAGGAATTGGCCGCCGCAATAGAGAATACAACATTTAGCGAACCTAACTGTCCTATTTATCAAAACGTAACCGCTTCGGCAGTAAACAACGCTGACGATATTAAGAAAAATTTAATCGCTCAGTTGACCGCTCCAGTACGATGGACACAATCCATTCAGAAAATGATTGCAGATGGTGCGACTGAATTTACCGAAGTCGGACCTGGAAAAGTTTTGCAAGGGTTAATGCGTAAAATTGATAGATCGGTTACCGCCAATGGTGCAACACTTGAAGAAGAAAACTAA
- a CDS encoding queuosine precursor transporter, which produces MKPSKKLLAYKIYMVLAALFITSLVVSNLIFQKFFSWDFFGVYTFEISVGILPYPITFLVTDLISEIYGKKKANQVVIAGIFASFFSLLIIYVADVVPATAWSPVDDTVFSNVFGLSILAVFSSMIAYLLAQFVDIRIYHYWKKLTKGRHLWLRNNFSTVTSQFLDTFSVLFLLCSFGVIEWDLFGKLLLNGFLFKVMVAFLDTPILYIAVHYFRQLFNLEVGEEIDLDA; this is translated from the coding sequence ATGAAACCCTCAAAGAAACTATTGGCATATAAAATCTATATGGTGTTGGCCGCCCTATTCATTACCTCTCTAGTCGTTTCAAACTTAATTTTTCAAAAGTTTTTTTCGTGGGACTTTTTTGGAGTTTATACTTTTGAAATTTCCGTTGGCATATTACCTTATCCGATAACCTTTTTAGTAACCGATTTGATTTCTGAAATTTATGGAAAGAAAAAGGCAAATCAGGTAGTTATTGCGGGTATTTTTGCCTCATTTTTTTCTTTATTGATTATTTACGTAGCCGATGTTGTACCAGCTACTGCTTGGTCTCCCGTAGATGATACTGTTTTCAGCAACGTTTTTGGACTGTCAATATTGGCTGTGTTTTCTTCAATGATTGCATATTTACTGGCTCAATTTGTGGATATTCGAATTTACCATTATTGGAAAAAACTAACCAAAGGAAGGCACTTATGGTTACGGAATAATTTCTCAACAGTAACCTCACAATTTTTGGACACTTTTTCTGTATTGTTTTTATTGTGCTCTTTTGGTGTTATTGAATGGGATTTGTTTGGAAAATTATTGTTAAACGGCTTTCTGTTTAAAGTAATGGTGGCATTTTTGGACACCCCAATTTTATATATAGCCGTACATTATTTTAGACAATTATTCAACTTAGAGGTTGGCGAAGAAATTGATTTAGATGCTTAA
- a CDS encoding response regulator transcription factor: MSKHTVAIIDDHLLFAQSLKGLINNFEDFEVTQHALNGKIFIDNLKDNAKLPKIALMDLNMPIMDGLETTKFLNENYPSIKVLALSMDDDENSILKMIKNGAKGYLLKDIHPDILKEALYSLIKEGYYHSKKVSDTLVHSLHPSNKKEVKLLDRELEFLKLASTEMTYKEIADVMHLSPKTIDGYREQLFKKLEVKNRIGLVIYALKNGLA, encoded by the coding sequence ATGTCTAAACATACTGTTGCCATAATAGACGACCACCTCCTTTTTGCTCAATCTTTAAAAGGACTAATTAACAACTTTGAAGATTTTGAAGTAACACAGCATGCTTTAAATGGAAAGATTTTTATTGATAATCTTAAAGACAACGCTAAGTTACCCAAAATCGCTTTAATGGATTTAAACATGCCCATTATGGATGGTTTAGAGACTACTAAGTTTTTAAATGAAAACTATCCAAGCATTAAAGTATTGGCTTTATCTATGGATGATGATGAAAACTCCATTTTAAAAATGATTAAAAACGGAGCTAAAGGGTATTTGCTCAAAGATATTCATCCTGATATTTTAAAAGAAGCATTATACAGTTTAATTAAAGAAGGTTATTACCACTCAAAAAAAGTATCCGATACTTTAGTACATTCTCTTCATCCAAGTAACAAAAAAGAAGTAAAGCTTTTGGATAGGGAACTGGAATTTTTAAAATTGGCCAGTACAGAAATGACCTATAAGGAAATTGCCGATGTTATGCATTTAAGCCCAAAAACCATTGATGGCTACCGAGAGCAACTTTTTAAAAAGCTGGAAGTAAAAAACAGAATTGGTTTGGTTATTTATGCTCTTAAAAATGGTTTGGCTTAA
- a CDS encoding sensor histidine kinase, with the protein MDGNLTTLILIASLTVVLLVVVIIIIFSVFQNRKIKFLYDQKVAKQQFDEEIIKSKLETQEQTLQNISWELHDNVGQLLSVARMQLNIVQPNLTEEQKTIVQETGEIISKSLQEIRSLSKLLNPEAVKNLGLHEAIQLEIDRFNRLNFIEASFKVNGNVIPIDQKDEIILFRIIQEFLSNSVKHSKTKKMEVVATYSSNYLTIKVQDYGVGFDEASIKKGSGLLNMKSRAKLINTKFDLKSEKDKGVSLLLTYPILKKDV; encoded by the coding sequence ATGGATGGTAATTTAACAACACTAATATTGATAGCAAGCCTAACAGTGGTTCTGCTAGTAGTTGTTATCATTATTATTTTTAGTGTTTTTCAGAATAGAAAAATTAAGTTTTTATATGACCAAAAAGTAGCCAAACAGCAGTTTGATGAAGAAATAATAAAATCAAAATTAGAAACACAAGAACAAACGTTGCAAAATATTAGTTGGGAATTGCATGATAATGTTGGTCAATTGCTTTCTGTAGCTAGGATGCAACTGAATATTGTGCAGCCCAATTTAACTGAAGAACAAAAGACAATAGTGCAAGAAACCGGAGAAATAATTTCAAAAAGTTTACAAGAAATACGGTCGTTGTCGAAATTATTGAATCCAGAAGCTGTTAAAAACTTAGGCTTACATGAAGCCATACAATTGGAAATTGATCGCTTTAATAGGTTAAATTTTATAGAAGCTTCGTTTAAGGTAAATGGAAATGTTATTCCGATTGATCAAAAAGATGAAATTATTTTATTTAGGATTATCCAAGAATTTTTGTCAAATTCAGTAAAGCATTCTAAAACCAAAAAAATGGAAGTTGTTGCAACTTACAGCAGTAATTATTTGACAATAAAAGTACAAGACTATGGAGTCGGTTTTGATGAGGCTTCTATTAAAAAAGGGTCAGGACTATTAAACATGAAAAGCCGTGCTAAACTGATTAATACCAAATTTGATTTAAAATCTGAAAAAGATAAAGGAGTTTCACTATTATTAACTTATCCAATACTAAAAAAAGATGTCTAA
- a CDS encoding DoxX family membrane protein: MDIGNIVIRIGIALLFIWGGLEKFIEGFLGGVGLQNMADFLKVSGLAFLGDTGTYALGAVLAALELLAGILVLLNKQLLYAYAFLAFIMLMALVLVHIPSGNWMNIMIHIMLLTTLAGLAINERKTV; encoded by the coding sequence ATGGATATAGGAAATATAGTAATTAGAATAGGAATTGCTCTTTTATTTATTTGGGGTGGATTAGAAAAATTCATCGAAGGTTTCCTTGGAGGCGTTGGTCTACAAAATATGGCTGATTTTCTAAAAGTTAGCGGACTCGCATTTTTAGGAGATACTGGAACTTATGCTTTGGGAGCCGTATTGGCGGCTTTAGAGTTATTAGCTGGAATTTTGGTTTTACTAAATAAACAACTATTATATGCTTATGCTTTTTTAGCATTTATAATGCTAATGGCTTTGGTTTTAGTACACATTCCTTCAGGTAATTGGATGAATATAATGATTCACATTATGCTATTAACCACATTGGCTGGTTTAGCTATAAATGAGAGAAAAACTGTTTAA
- a CDS encoding carboxymuconolactone decarboxylase family protein, with the protein METTTNFTVPTREEVSTNNQAIFDSLKSNLGFVPNLYAYYAKNETALPDYLALQNRKSTLKAKEREVINLVVSQYNGCRYCQSAHTALGKMNGFNDEQIIELRKGTASFDEKLNALAEFTLAAVSNKGNVSEEIKSNFFNAGYTEANMIDVVIIIGDKIISNYIHNLAGFEIDFPLAEEL; encoded by the coding sequence ATGGAAACAACAACAAATTTTACAGTACCAACAAGAGAAGAAGTATCTACTAATAATCAAGCAATTTTTGATTCGCTTAAAAGCAATTTAGGTTTTGTACCTAATCTATATGCTTATTATGCAAAAAACGAAACAGCATTACCTGATTATCTTGCTCTTCAAAATAGAAAATCTACATTAAAAGCAAAAGAGCGTGAAGTTATCAATTTAGTGGTAAGTCAATATAACGGTTGTCGTTATTGTCAATCTGCACACACCGCTTTAGGCAAAATGAATGGATTTAATGATGAGCAGATTATCGAATTAAGAAAAGGGACAGCTTCTTTTGATGAAAAATTGAATGCGTTGGCTGAGTTTACTTTGGCTGCAGTATCAAATAAAGGGAATGTCTCGGAGGAAATAAAAAGCAATTTCTTTAATGCAGGTTATACAGAAGCTAACATGATAGATGTTGTTATTATCATCGGAGATAAAATAATAAGTAACTACATACACAATTTAGCAGGATTTGAAATTGACTTTCCACTTGCAGAAGAACTATAA
- a CDS encoding helix-turn-helix domain-containing protein, with the protein MKFSNQNGAFIELHEITSNNCHILKTSKTSELSLLWFTSDNNQLIIDAIHYTFNKNDIISLTEFHKIEVINLKTLHLIRWNRSFYCILDHDSEVGCKGILYYGASNLPVIKPDGENIEILQTVLKMLQIEFNSKDNLQLEMLQMMVKRILILCTRIYKLQSNYFQKEESNIDIIREYNYLVETHFKENHSVSDYADMLNKSPKTLTNLFKKAGNKTPLYYIKHRIMLEARRLLTYTDKTISEIGYELGFTDVQVFSRFFKNIEHISPSEFRNLP; encoded by the coding sequence ATGAAATTTTCTAACCAAAATGGAGCTTTTATTGAGCTTCATGAAATAACTTCTAACAACTGTCATATATTAAAGACTTCGAAAACTAGCGAACTCTCTCTGTTATGGTTTACCTCGGACAATAATCAGCTTATTATAGATGCTATACATTACACATTTAACAAAAATGACATTATTAGCCTTACCGAGTTTCATAAAATTGAAGTTATCAACTTAAAAACACTGCATCTTATAAGATGGAATAGATCTTTTTACTGCATTTTAGATCATGATAGTGAAGTTGGTTGCAAAGGAATATTATATTATGGAGCTTCAAACCTTCCAGTAATAAAACCAGATGGTGAAAATATTGAAATACTGCAAACCGTTTTAAAAATGTTGCAAATAGAATTTAATTCTAAGGATAATTTACAGTTAGAAATGCTACAAATGATGGTCAAACGAATACTTATTCTATGCACAAGAATATACAAGTTACAAAGCAATTATTTTCAAAAAGAAGAAAGTAATATAGATATCATTAGAGAATATAACTATTTAGTTGAGACACATTTTAAAGAAAATCATTCCGTTTCGGATTACGCAGACATGCTTAATAAATCTCCTAAAACGTTAACTAATCTTTTTAAAAAAGCAGGAAACAAAACTCCTTTATATTATATAAAGCATAGAATTATGTTAGAAGCAAGACGATTGCTAACCTATACTGATAAAACCATTTCTGAAATTGGTTATGAGTTAGGGTTTACTGATGTGCAGGTATTTAGCCGCTTTTTTAAAAATATTGAGCATATTTCACCTTCAGAATTTAGAAATTTGCCATAA
- a CDS encoding DUF2797 domain-containing protein — protein sequence MKYSGVLQKMMTELASPVQYYLQLENDFINVNQLLGKTLEITFVKYECLNCHLDKPIYRQGFCKNCFYDIPQAADWIMRPELSTAHLGKEDRDLEYEKKVQLQPHIVYLANSSNVKVGVTRKAQVPTRWIDQGAHEAIEIVEVPNRYLAGITEIALKEHISDKTNWRKMLTNDIIDVDLLAEKEKLAKFIPDEAKPYYLENHIKETNIEFPVLQYPTKVKSLSLRKTPNYSGVLKGIKGQYVIFEDNTVFNIRGSEGHYIQLNLS from the coding sequence ATGAAATATAGCGGCGTTTTGCAAAAAATGATGACCGAATTGGCCTCGCCAGTTCAGTATTACCTGCAATTAGAAAATGATTTTATAAATGTAAATCAGCTTTTAGGCAAAACCTTAGAAATTACTTTTGTAAAATATGAATGTTTAAACTGTCATTTAGACAAACCTATTTATCGTCAAGGTTTTTGTAAAAATTGCTTTTATGACATCCCACAAGCGGCAGATTGGATAATGAGACCAGAATTAAGTACAGCACACCTAGGTAAAGAAGATCGTGATTTAGAATATGAAAAAAAAGTGCAATTACAACCACATATAGTGTATTTAGCAAATTCTAGCAATGTAAAAGTTGGTGTTACACGTAAGGCTCAAGTCCCAACCCGATGGATTGACCAAGGAGCACATGAAGCTATAGAAATAGTTGAAGTTCCCAATAGGTATTTGGCTGGAATTACTGAAATAGCACTTAAAGAACATATCTCCGACAAAACAAATTGGCGTAAAATGCTAACAAACGATATTATTGATGTTGATTTACTTGCTGAAAAAGAAAAACTAGCCAAATTTATTCCTGATGAAGCAAAACCTTATTATTTAGAAAATCATATTAAGGAAACTAATATTGAATTTCCTGTACTGCAATATCCAACAAAAGTAAAAAGCCTTAGTCTAAGAAAAACTCCAAACTATTCAGGCGTTTTAAAAGGCATCAAGGGGCAATATGTAATTTTTGAAGATAATACCGTCTTTAATATAAGAGGTAGTGAAGGACACTACATACAGCTTAATTTAAGCTAG
- a CDS encoding 5-(carboxyamino)imidazole ribonucleotide synthase, whose translation MNNYFSSDFKLGILGGGQLGKMLLTETQKFDIYTCVLDAAKDAPCANICDEFHVGSLLDFDTVYNFGKQVNTLTIEIENVNVDALEKLEDEGINVYPSSKTIRTIQNKSKQKLFYVDHNIPTAEFSRYAYADEIKTALKHETIDFPFVWKSAQFGYDGTGVKIVRTYTDLDTLPNVECITEKLIPFKNELAVIVARNPNGDLKTYPVVEMEFHPEANQVEYVICPARIPKQIAKNAEFIALKVAQAFKHVGLLAVELFLTEDDEILVNEVAPRPHNSGHYSIEASFTNQFEQHIRAILNLPLGDTSSKVGGVMVNLVGDEDYMGNVVYENMETILKMDGVTPHIYGKKITKPFRKMGHVTIVHQDLDEARKVAEKVKKTIKVISTQKS comes from the coding sequence ATGAATAATTATTTTTCTTCAGATTTTAAGTTAGGTATTCTTGGTGGTGGTCAATTAGGTAAAATGCTTTTGACAGAAACTCAAAAATTTGATATTTACACCTGTGTTTTAGATGCTGCTAAAGATGCACCTTGTGCAAATATTTGTGATGAATTTCATGTCGGTAGCCTACTCGATTTTGATACTGTTTATAATTTTGGCAAACAAGTAAATACATTAACTATTGAAATTGAAAATGTTAATGTTGATGCCTTAGAAAAATTAGAGGATGAAGGTATAAATGTCTATCCTAGTTCTAAAACAATTAGAACGATACAGAACAAATCAAAACAGAAATTGTTTTACGTTGACCATAACATTCCAACCGCTGAATTTTCCCGTTATGCTTACGCTGACGAAATTAAAACAGCTCTAAAACATGAAACCATTGATTTTCCGTTTGTTTGGAAAAGTGCTCAATTTGGTTATGATGGTACAGGAGTTAAAATTGTTAGAACCTATACCGATTTGGACACCTTACCTAATGTGGAATGTATCACGGAAAAATTAATTCCTTTCAAAAATGAATTGGCGGTAATTGTTGCTCGAAATCCTAATGGTGACTTAAAAACATATCCCGTTGTTGAAATGGAATTCCACCCTGAAGCCAATCAAGTTGAATATGTAATTTGTCCAGCAAGAATCCCTAAGCAAATAGCAAAAAATGCAGAATTTATTGCTTTGAAAGTAGCACAAGCATTCAAGCACGTTGGATTGCTTGCGGTAGAACTGTTTTTGACTGAAGATGACGAAATACTGGTCAACGAAGTAGCTCCAAGACCTCATAATAGTGGGCATTACAGTATTGAAGCTTCTTTTACTAATCAATTTGAACAACACATCAGAGCCATTTTAAATTTACCTTTGGGTGATACTTCTAGTAAAGTTGGTGGTGTTATGGTAAATTTGGTAGGTGATGAAGATTACATGGGAAATGTGGTTTATGAAAACATGGAAACGATTTTAAAAATGGATGGTGTTACACCTCATATTTATGGTAAAAAAATAACAAAACCGTTCAGAAAAATGGGTCATGTAACTATTGTCCATCAAGATTTAGACGAAGCGAGAAAGGTTGCGGAAAAAGTAAAGAAAACAATAAAAGTTATAAGTACTCAGAAATCCTAA